The following proteins come from a genomic window of Nocardiopsis sp. YSL2:
- the treS gene encoding maltose alpha-D-glucosyltransferase has product MSNDEPGPVQHGPLAPATGAATGPLMSSGGTSDPYWYKHAVFYEVLARGFFDSNGDGTGDLAGLVQKLDYLQWLGIDCVWLLPMYESPLRDGGYDISDYFKILPEFGRTADFVELLDEAHRRGIRVITDLVMNHTSDQHPWFKASREDPDGPYGDFYVWSDSDDRYDEARIIFVDTESSNWTYDEVRGQYYWHRFFSHQPDLNFENPAVQEAILEVLRYWLDLGIDGFRLDAVPYLYEREGTNCENLKETHEFLKRVRAEVDRLYPDRVLLSEANQWPSDVVDYFGDYEAGGDECHMNFHFPLMPRMFMAVRQEQRFPISEILAQTPPIPRNCQWAIFLRNHDELTLEMVTDEERDYMYAEYAKEPRMRANVGIRRRLAPLLDNDRNQIELFTALLLSLPGSPVLYYGDEIGMGDNIWLGDRDAVRTPMQWSADRNAGFSRGDPARLYLPLIMDPVYGYQALNVESQRDNPGSLLHWTRRMIQIRKRHPVFGTGEFTELEATNPSVLAFIRAHGDDRMLCVNNLSKFPQPVELDLSGYTGVAPVECVGGVRFPEIGELPYLLTLPGHGFYWFQLPAATEAAPAARDEDGLPTYGLPAAGVGPRPVFEGLSGHPSGPPARDAHHRTPTMASSTPNGDVAGPREGASGPSPRPAVPAPSLAGQPTAHSGRDGGGKGNRPY; this is encoded by the coding sequence ATGAGCAATGACGAGCCCGGACCCGTGCAGCACGGTCCGCTCGCCCCAGCCACCGGGGCCGCCACCGGCCCGCTCATGTCATCCGGCGGTACCAGCGATCCCTACTGGTACAAGCACGCCGTCTTCTACGAGGTCCTGGCCCGGGGCTTCTTCGACTCCAACGGCGACGGCACCGGCGATCTCGCCGGACTGGTGCAGAAACTGGACTACCTCCAGTGGCTCGGCATCGACTGCGTCTGGCTGCTGCCGATGTACGAGTCGCCGCTGCGCGACGGCGGCTACGACATCTCCGACTACTTCAAGATCCTGCCGGAGTTCGGCCGCACGGCCGACTTCGTGGAGCTCCTCGACGAGGCGCACCGGCGCGGTATCCGGGTGATCACCGACCTGGTCATGAACCACACCAGCGACCAGCACCCGTGGTTCAAGGCCTCCCGGGAGGACCCCGACGGCCCCTACGGCGACTTCTACGTGTGGTCGGACAGCGACGACCGCTACGACGAGGCGCGCATCATCTTCGTCGACACCGAGAGTTCCAACTGGACCTACGACGAGGTGCGCGGCCAGTACTACTGGCACCGGTTCTTCTCGCACCAGCCGGACCTCAACTTCGAGAACCCGGCGGTCCAGGAGGCCATCCTGGAGGTCCTGCGCTACTGGCTCGACCTGGGCATCGACGGCTTCCGCCTGGACGCCGTGCCCTACCTGTACGAACGCGAGGGCACCAACTGCGAGAACCTCAAGGAGACCCACGAGTTCCTCAAGCGGGTGCGGGCCGAGGTCGACCGGCTCTACCCCGACCGGGTGCTGTTGAGCGAGGCCAACCAGTGGCCCTCCGACGTCGTCGACTACTTCGGCGACTACGAGGCCGGCGGCGACGAGTGCCACATGAACTTCCACTTCCCGCTGATGCCGCGGATGTTCATGGCCGTCCGCCAGGAGCAGCGCTTCCCGATCTCGGAGATCCTCGCCCAGACACCGCCGATCCCCCGCAACTGCCAGTGGGCGATCTTCCTGCGCAACCACGACGAGCTGACCCTGGAGATGGTCACCGACGAGGAGCGGGACTACATGTACGCGGAGTACGCCAAGGAACCCCGCATGCGCGCCAACGTGGGGATCCGCCGGCGGCTGGCACCGCTGCTCGACAACGACCGCAACCAGATCGAGCTGTTCACCGCACTGCTGCTGTCCCTGCCCGGATCCCCCGTCCTGTACTACGGCGACGAGATCGGCATGGGCGACAACATCTGGCTGGGCGACCGCGACGCCGTGCGCACGCCGATGCAGTGGAGCGCGGACCGCAACGCCGGGTTCTCGCGGGGCGACCCCGCACGGCTGTACCTGCCGCTGATCATGGACCCCGTCTACGGCTACCAGGCGCTCAACGTCGAGTCCCAGCGCGACAACCCGGGGTCCCTGCTGCACTGGACGCGCCGGATGATCCAGATCCGCAAGCGGCACCCCGTCTTCGGCACCGGTGAGTTCACCGAGCTGGAGGCCACCAACCCGAGCGTGCTGGCCTTCATCCGCGCGCACGGCGACGACCGGATGCTGTGCGTGAACAACCTGTCGAAGTTCCCGCAGCCCGTGGAGCTGGACCTGTCCGGCTACACGGGGGTCGCCCCTGTGGAGTGCGTGGGCGGCGTCCGCTTCCCGGAGATCGGTGAACTGCCCTACCTGCTCACCCTGCCCGGGCACGGCTTCTACTGGTTCCAGCTCCCCGCGGCCACCGAGGCCGCACCGGCCGCGCGCGACGAGGACGGCCTGCCGACCTACGGCCTGCCCGCCGCCGGCGTGGGACCGCGGCCGGTCTTCGAGGGCCTCTCCGGCCACCCGTCCGGCCCGCCGGCCCGCGACGCGCACCACCGCACACCCACCATGGCGTCCAGCACCCCGAACGGTGACGTGGCCGGCCCGCGCGAGGGCGCGTCCGGGCCCTCCCCGCGTCCCGCCGTCCCCGCCCCGAGCCTCGCGGGGCAGCCGACGGCGCACTCCGGGCGGGATGGTGGAGGGAAGGGAAACAGGCCGTACTGA